From one Caldithrix abyssi DSM 13497 genomic stretch:
- a CDS encoding lipid II:glycine glycyltransferase FemX: protein MIEIISDYNRVDISQWQEFIKKHPNGNIFQTPEMYAFFKSVKNYDPYIFVALDKQKKIVGVLLAVVIKETRLAGFFSARCIIWGGPLVSGQSNAQKIMGLLLTEFNKTLSGKTIYTEFRNLFSIKEFEKVFEEEKFVFNGHYNFIVDLRDKELLWKRINSGKKRQIKKSLKNGAKIVEPTDIKEVKEFYQILFHLYKSKVKKPLPSFSFFENFFYNKELGKYLLIEYNSKIVGGIMCPVYKDTIYEWYVCGLDREYKDIYPSVLATWAAIYYGMKNNLKYFDFMGAGKPDQDYGVRKFKSQFGGELVNYGRYIRINNKFLYYLGKFGLKLYQKLRF from the coding sequence ATGATTGAAATTATTTCTGATTATAATAGAGTGGATATCAGCCAATGGCAGGAATTTATAAAAAAACATCCTAACGGCAATATTTTTCAGACGCCGGAAATGTATGCGTTTTTCAAAAGCGTTAAAAACTATGATCCTTATATTTTTGTGGCGTTAGATAAACAAAAAAAAATCGTTGGCGTTCTTTTAGCTGTGGTAATCAAGGAAACCCGTCTTGCGGGTTTTTTTTCTGCCCGCTGTATTATTTGGGGAGGACCGTTAGTCTCAGGACAGTCTAATGCTCAAAAAATTATGGGCTTATTGCTAACAGAATTCAATAAAACGCTTTCAGGAAAAACAATCTATACCGAATTCCGCAATTTATTTTCTATAAAAGAGTTTGAGAAAGTATTTGAGGAAGAAAAATTTGTTTTTAATGGGCATTATAACTTTATCGTTGATTTAAGGGATAAAGAGTTATTATGGAAAAGAATCAATTCCGGGAAAAAAAGACAGATTAAAAAATCATTAAAGAATGGCGCCAAAATTGTTGAGCCCACTGATATTAAAGAGGTGAAGGAATTCTATCAAATTCTTTTTCATTTATATAAATCAAAAGTTAAAAAACCACTCCCATCTTTTTCTTTTTTTGAAAATTTTTTTTATAATAAAGAATTAGGCAAATATTTATTAATTGAATATAATAGTAAAATTGTTGGCGGCATCATGTGTCCGGTTTATAAAGATACTATTTATGAATGGTATGTCTGTGGACTGGATCGAGAATATAAAGATATTTATCCCAGTGTTCTGGCAACCTGGGCGGCAATCTATTATGGTATGAAAAATAATTTAAAATACTTTGATTTCATGGGCGCCGGAAAACCGGATCAGGATTATGGCGTTCGAAAATTTAAGTCCCAATTTGGCGGCGAACTGGTAAATTACGGAAGATACATCCGTATTAATAATAAATTTTTATACTATTTAGGTAAATTCGGCTTAAAATTATACCAGAAACTCAGATTCTAA
- a CDS encoding ATP-grasp domain-containing protein has translation MKWCILKNEFDDNHKNWMIACEKYGQNYDVVDLTKSNWLEEISKFDYIGFLTCPSGRESLYKQLYDERIYVINKVMKKFCYPNYDEIVIHENKKFLYYWLKANKLPHPKTYVFYDKEEALSFANEVALPIVGKFNIGASGKGVKIFRDRKSLIKYIESAFIKGLRQDWGPNMRMGNWIFRLKKIFKNPSRIKNRIEVYKRVYNEIQKGFVILQKYIPHDFEWRVVCIGESYFGYKKKKIGDKCSGGKGYIYDVPTETLLNFVKDICTKYLFNTMAFDLFEDGNGVYLINEMQTIFGHVKDHICEKNGKPGRLVFASGKWKFEEGMFNSNLSYDLRMEDAIRLTKK, from the coding sequence ATGAAATGGTGTATTTTAAAGAATGAATTTGACGATAATCATAAAAATTGGATGATTGCCTGTGAAAAATATGGTCAGAATTATGATGTTGTTGATTTGACAAAATCTAACTGGTTAGAAGAAATATCAAAGTTTGATTACATCGGGTTTCTTACCTGTCCTTCCGGAAGAGAATCGCTGTATAAACAATTGTATGATGAGCGAATATATGTTATCAATAAAGTAATGAAAAAATTTTGTTATCCTAATTACGATGAAATAGTTATTCATGAGAATAAAAAATTCTTATACTATTGGTTGAAAGCAAATAAACTTCCGCATCCAAAAACATATGTTTTTTATGATAAAGAAGAGGCGTTAAGTTTTGCAAATGAGGTTGCTTTGCCTATTGTTGGCAAGTTTAATATTGGCGCCTCGGGTAAAGGTGTTAAAATATTTCGTGATAGAAAATCGTTGATTAAATATATTGAATCCGCATTTATAAAGGGTCTGCGTCAGGATTGGGGACCCAATATGAGAATGGGTAATTGGATATTTCGTTTGAAGAAAATTTTTAAAAATCCTTCTCGAATTAAGAATAGAATTGAAGTCTATAAAAGAGTTTATAATGAAATACAAAAAGGTTTTGTAATTCTACAAAAATATATTCCTCATGATTTTGAATGGAGAGTGGTTTGTATTGGTGAATCATATTTTGGATACAAAAAAAAGAAAATTGGAGATAAATGTAGCGGAGGAAAAGGATATATCTATGATGTTCCAACTGAAACACTTTTAAATTTTGTTAAAGATATATGCACTAAATATCTCTTTAATACTATGGCGTTTGATTTATTTGAGGATGGAAACGGGGTTTATTTAATAAATGAAATGCAGACGATATTTGGTCATGTTAAAGATCACATTTGTGAGAAAAATGGAAAACCTGGTAGATTAGTTTTTGCAAGTGGAAAATGGAAATTTGAAGAAGGCATGTTTAATTCAAATCTTTCTTACGATTTGCGTATGGAGGATGCGATAAGATTGACAAAAAAATGA
- a CDS encoding CapA family protein, which yields MGDIAINGLFLLRKEEDNKKRIEKIAHLFCRNLGIIANFEVPIIGNKNNFDFNKDKHFYTYTHVVKTILPLLQIKVVSLANNHIYDCGLSGVKKTIDVLDDLNILHTGAGIKSEHVEPAIFDLNNKSIAVLAYVDKSTHPSVRNNDNFFINYIYLDKITKDIREVRKKADIVVISLHWGKDYSNFFTKKQQELAHAIIDRGADVIMGHHPHTIQPYEIYKGKPIFYSLGQLCFGDFYWEGELRALKRKTKVGMIVKLDVNDLKNFSIILTKEHKGNYISILDCNVKRKFAILSFLNKLKINYSFFNWVLNVKESYIDRIYEYFFGYYRNPLKQLFNIKNFRKIKFLIRDYKGYE from the coding sequence ATGGGCGACATAGCTATAAATGGTTTATTTCTATTAAGAAAAGAAGAAGATAATAAAAAAAGAATTGAAAAGATTGCCCATTTGTTTTGTAGGAATTTAGGTATAATAGCAAATTTTGAAGTACCAATAATAGGTAATAAAAATAATTTTGATTTTAATAAAGACAAGCATTTTTATACTTACACTCATGTAGTTAAAACAATATTACCGTTATTACAAATAAAAGTTGTTTCCCTCGCTAACAACCATATTTATGATTGTGGACTCTCTGGCGTTAAAAAAACAATTGATGTATTAGATGATTTAAATATTCTTCATACTGGTGCCGGTATTAAATCTGAACATGTTGAACCGGCAATTTTTGATTTGAATAATAAATCTATAGCTGTATTAGCCTATGTTGATAAGTCAACCCATCCAAGTGTTAGAAACAATGACAATTTTTTTATTAATTATATTTATCTTGATAAAATAACCAAAGATATTAGAGAGGTAAGAAAAAAAGCGGATATTGTTGTTATAAGTTTGCATTGGGGTAAAGACTATTCAAACTTTTTTACTAAAAAGCAACAAGAATTGGCCCATGCTATCATAGATAGAGGTGCGGACGTCATTATGGGGCATCATCCCCATACGATTCAACCTTATGAAATTTACAAGGGGAAGCCAATTTTTTATAGTCTTGGTCAATTGTGTTTTGGAGATTTCTATTGGGAAGGTGAATTACGGGCATTAAAACGTAAAACAAAAGTTGGCATGATTGTCAAACTAGATGTGAACGATCTTAAAAATTTTTCGATAATACTAACCAAAGAGCATAAAGGAAATTATATTTCAATCCTTGATTGTAATGTTAAAAGGAAATTTGCTATTTTGTCTTTTTTGAACAAATTAAAGATTAATTATTCCTTCTTCAATTGGGTTTTAAACGTTAAAGAAAGTTATATTGATCGTATCTATGAATATTTCTTTGGCTATTATAGAAATCCTTTGAAGCAATTGTTCAATATCAAAAATTTTCGAAAAATAAAATTTCTTATTAGAGATTATAAGGGTTACGAATAA
- a CDS encoding glycosyltransferase produces the protein MNIVIATSSSIPYGLALSNRILSFAKGFQKNGHNCEILILNPTEKDNRTRNRKPSGFYENIKYRYACKSTIIPSSRILKVLIFFKSIFSSIYYLNKKNENNKIDVILIFHTYSIYLFLISIYSKIKKIKIIHERNEYPFIGIKNVFKKLDYFFYCNVVIKIFDGYIFITKELEKYFKNYLNLKKPSIIIPILVEPERFKNRKNNFQLNFNYLAYCGYLWGDKDGVDILVEAFSNVLKIYSDLKLFLIGDISNQHEFKKLFDRLEKLGISNNVVFTGKVSRDEMPYLLYGAKLLLLSRPDNVQAKGGFPTKLGEYLATGKPVVVTRVGEIPYYLKDRVNAFLAKPDSSEAFANKILEALNDYNFAKKIGENGKKLSMKEFNYIFQTKRLISFFNTI, from the coding sequence ATGAATATCGTAATTGCTACTTCTTCTTCGATTCCTTATGGGTTAGCTCTTTCTAATAGAATATTAAGCTTTGCAAAAGGTTTCCAAAAAAATGGTCATAATTGTGAAATATTAATTCTTAATCCTACTGAAAAGGATAATAGGACTAGAAATAGAAAGCCTTCAGGCTTTTATGAAAATATTAAATATAGATATGCTTGTAAATCAACAATAATTCCGTCGTCAAGAATTCTTAAAGTTTTAATATTTTTTAAAAGTATATTTAGCTCAATTTATTATTTAAATAAAAAAAACGAAAATAATAAAATTGATGTAATTTTAATTTTTCATACATATTCTATATATTTATTTTTAATTTCTATTTATTCTAAAATCAAAAAAATAAAAATCATTCATGAAAGAAACGAATATCCTTTTATTGGCATAAAAAACGTATTTAAAAAATTAGATTACTTTTTCTATTGCAATGTGGTTATAAAAATATTCGATGGTTATATTTTTATAACAAAAGAATTAGAAAAATATTTTAAAAATTACTTAAATTTAAAAAAACCTTCTATAATTATCCCAATACTTGTAGAACCTGAAAGGTTTAAAAATAGAAAAAATAATTTTCAGTTAAATTTTAATTATCTTGCTTATTGTGGTTATTTATGGGGTGATAAAGATGGGGTTGATATTTTAGTTGAAGCATTTTCTAATGTTCTTAAAATATATTCAGATCTAAAATTGTTTTTGATAGGTGATATTTCAAATCAACATGAATTTAAAAAATTATTTGATAGATTGGAAAAATTAGGCATTTCTAATAATGTAGTTTTTACAGGTAAGGTTAGCAGAGATGAAATGCCTTATTTGCTTTATGGTGCAAAATTATTACTTCTCTCAAGGCCGGATAATGTTCAAGCAAAAGGTGGGTTCCCTACAAAATTAGGAGAATATTTAGCAACAGGAAAACCTGTGGTGGTCACAAGAGTTGGTGAAATTCCTTATTATTTGAAAGATCGAGTAAATGCTTTTCTTGCAAAACCAGATTCTTCTGAGGCTTTTGCTAATAAAATCTTAGAAGCATTGAATGATTATAATTTCGCAAAAAAGATAGGTGAAAATGGTAAAAAATTGTCCATGAAAGAATTTAATTATATATTTCAGACTAAAAGGTTAATAAGTTTTTTTAATACAATATAA
- a CDS encoding glycosyltransferase family 4 protein, whose amino-acid sequence MIKILFVSSGNNKFGISPIVYNQGESIKKYDIHIDYFTIVGKGIFGYLKNVFLIRNKINNKYDIIHAHYSLSALATTLASPNIPFVVSLMGTDSRMNIFWRMLIKICYLAFWDHTIVKSKSMKESLHLNKASVIPNGVNLEKFELRDKLEMRKKLGLLENNKYILFFSNPERPEKNFSLAKNAVNNLKDDSIILLPIFDKKHSEAIEYLYASDILLMTSLWEGSPNAIKEAMACNLPIVSTDVGDVKWLIDGVDGCYLTSFDPNDVAEKIKLSLNFSDKVGRTKGRERIIQLGLDSDTIAKKIIEVYNSVIKND is encoded by the coding sequence ATGATAAAAATATTATTTGTATCATCTGGAAATAATAAATTTGGTATCTCACCGATTGTATATAATCAGGGCGAATCAATAAAAAAATATGATATACATATAGATTATTTTACTATAGTGGGGAAAGGGATATTCGGATATTTGAAAAATGTATTTTTAATCAGGAATAAAATAAATAATAAATATGATATAATTCATGCTCATTATTCATTATCTGCATTAGCTACAACACTGGCTTCCCCTAATATCCCATTTGTCGTATCGCTTATGGGAACAGATTCCAGAATGAATATATTCTGGAGAATGTTAATTAAAATATGTTACCTGGCATTCTGGGATCATACAATAGTAAAATCCAAATCGATGAAGGAAAGTTTACATCTCAATAAAGCCTCTGTAATACCTAATGGGGTTAATCTTGAGAAATTTGAGTTAAGAGATAAATTAGAAATGAGAAAAAAATTGGGGCTACTTGAAAATAATAAATATATTTTATTTTTCTCAAATCCTGAACGTCCGGAAAAGAATTTTTCTCTTGCAAAAAATGCGGTAAATAATTTGAAAGATGATTCAATAATTCTTTTGCCCATATTTGATAAGAAGCATTCTGAAGCGATTGAATATTTATATGCTTCGGATATTTTATTGATGACATCATTATGGGAAGGCTCGCCTAATGCCATTAAAGAAGCAATGGCTTGTAATCTGCCAATAGTCTCGACAGATGTAGGTGATGTAAAATGGTTAATTGATGGTGTTGATGGCTGTTATTTAACGTCATTTGATCCAAATGATGTGGCTGAAAAAATAAAATTATCTTTGAATTTTTCGGATAAAGTTGGAAGAACTAAAGGGAGAGAAAGAATCATTCAATTGGGTTTGGATTCCGATACCATTGCAAAAAAGATAATAGAAGTTTATAATTCAGTGATTAAGAATGATTGA
- the wecB gene encoding non-hydrolyzing UDP-N-acetylglucosamine 2-epimerase — protein sequence MTNFQKSIIHQESKISKLKVMTFVGTRPEIIRLSATIKLLDQFVNHILVHTGQNYDYELNEIFFKDLDLRKPDYFLNVDISSLGAAVGDIIKKSEEVLIKEKPDAVLVLGDTNSCLAAYMAKRMHIPIYHMEAGNRCFDFNVPEEINRRIIDHIADFNLVYTEHARRHLLTEGLPHRRIYLTGSPMFEVLQQNMEKISNSKILNELKLERKKYFIVSVHREENVDYKTNLQNIIEILNLIVKEYDFPVIVTTHPRTRKRMQSLSEIQINEKIKFLKPFGFSDYVHLQMHALCTISDSGTISEESAILNFPAITLRNSMERPEAMDSGTIILTGFSKDVIFNSINLAIDEYKQNRKKEIPKEYLVTDTSWRVLKLIMGTVKLSNKWFGIEKK from the coding sequence ATGACAAATTTTCAAAAATCAATTATCCATCAGGAATCAAAAATTTCAAAATTAAAAGTAATGACCTTCGTAGGTACTCGTCCTGAAATCATTCGTTTATCGGCCACGATTAAATTATTGGATCAATTTGTCAATCATATTCTGGTTCATACCGGTCAGAATTATGATTATGAGTTGAACGAGATATTTTTTAAGGATTTAGATCTTAGAAAACCGGATTATTTTTTAAATGTGGATATTTCCAGCCTGGGCGCTGCAGTGGGAGATATTATCAAAAAATCCGAGGAGGTATTAATAAAAGAGAAACCGGATGCAGTTTTGGTATTAGGTGACACTAATTCATGTTTAGCTGCTTACATGGCCAAAAGAATGCATATTCCTATTTACCATATGGAAGCAGGAAATAGATGTTTTGATTTTAATGTGCCAGAGGAGATTAATAGGAGAATCATTGACCATATTGCTGATTTTAATCTGGTTTATACAGAACATGCCAGAAGACATTTATTAACTGAGGGCTTACCTCATAGGAGAATCTATCTTACCGGATCACCTATGTTTGAAGTTTTACAACAAAATATGGAAAAAATAAGTAATTCTAAGATTCTAAATGAGTTAAAATTGGAAAGAAAAAAATATTTTATCGTGAGCGTTCATCGTGAAGAAAATGTAGATTATAAAACTAATCTTCAAAATATAATAGAGATACTCAATCTTATAGTAAAGGAATATGATTTCCCGGTAATTGTAACCACCCATCCACGTACAAGAAAGCGAATGCAATCATTATCAGAGATTCAAATAAATGAAAAAATAAAGTTTTTAAAACCTTTCGGATTTTCGGATTACGTTCATCTACAGATGCACGCTCTTTGTACGATATCGGATAGTGGTACTATTAGTGAAGAATCGGCTATATTGAATTTCCCTGCAATTACTTTAAGAAATTCTATGGAAAGACCAGAGGCTATGGATTCTGGTACTATTATCCTTACAGGTTTTAGTAAAGACGTAATTTTTAATTCAATTAATTTGGCAATTGATGAATATAAACAAAATAGAAAAAAGGAAATACCAAAAGAATATTTAGTCACAGACACTTCCTGGCGAGTTTTAAAATTGATAATGGGTACTGTAAAATTAAGTAATAAATGGTTTGGAATAGAAAAAAAATGA